The Sphingomonas carotinifaciens genomic sequence CAGGCGCTGGGCGGCACCTTCGGCGATTATGAGGGCGAGCCGTGGATCGCGCTGTCCGCCGACGATCGATCGGGCGACACCGCCAGCGGCGAGACGATGCGGGTAAACGGCCGGCATTGGGACCGAATCCGCCGCATCCTCGTTTTCGCGCTGATCTACGAAGGCGTGCCGAACTGGCAGGCGACGGACGGCGTGGTGACGGTGAAGATGCCCGGCGAACAGGATATCGAAGTGCGCATGACCGAGGGTCGCAACGACCGCCGGCTGTGCGCGGTCGCGATGCTGGAAAATGTCGGCGGCCGGTTCCAGGCGATGCGGCTGGTGGATTACCATCAGGGGCAGCGCAAGCTGGACGAAGCCTATCGCTGGGGCTTGCGCTGGACGGCGGGGTCAAAGGACTGACATAAGCGCCCCATACACCAAAAACGGCGCATCCGGGGGACATTCGTGCTGCTGAAATATTACAAGGGTTCGTTCATCTTCACGGGCATCTGCCTGGCCATCGCGGCCTGGCTGGGGATGCAGAGCACCGGCACCGTCGGCGGCACGCTGGGCGTGCTGTGGATCGTGGCGGTGCTGGGCGTGCTGGAGGTGTCGCTGTCGTTCGACAACGCCGTCGTCAACGCGACGGTGCTGCGCGACATGGACGAGAAATGGCGCCGCCGCTTCCTGACCTGGGGCATCCTGATCGCTGTGTTCGGCATGCGCATCGTCTTCCCGCTGGCAATCGTCGCGATCGCGGCCAGCCTGGGGCCGGTCGAGGCGCTGAAGCTGGCGGCGGGCGATCCCGTGCGCTACGAACAGATCATCACCTCCGCCCATGTCGGCATTTCAGGCTTTGGCGGCGCGTTCCTGGCGATGGTCGGCCTGAACTTCTTCTTCGACGACGAGAAGGAGGAGCACTGGATCGGCGTGATCGAGCGGCCGCTGGCCAAGCTGACCGACATTTCGGGTCTGGCGGTCGGCATCGTGCTGCTGGCGATGTACGTGATCTCGCGCTTCATCCCCGTCGAGGAGGCGATGACCTACATCACCTCGGGCATCTTCGGGCTGTTGACCTATATCGCGGTGCATGCGCTGGGCGTGCTGCTGGAAGGCGACGGCGATGCCGCGACGGGCGCGGCGGCACGGTCGGGCCTGGCATCCTTCCTATATCTGGAAGTGCTGGACGCCAGCTTCTCGTTCGACGGGGTGATCGGTGCGTTTGCCTTGTCGAACAACCTGTTCATCATCGCGCTGGGCCTTGGCATCGGGGCGATGTTCGTGCGTTCGATGACGATCATGCTGGTCGATAAGGGCACGCTGACCCAGTATCGCTATCTGGAGCACGGCGCCTTTTACGCGATCATCGCGCTGGCCGCGATCATGCTGCTGTCGGTCGAGTTCGAGATTCCGGAGACGGTGACCGGCCTGATCGGCGCCGCGCTGATCGGCCTGGCCTTCTGGGCGTCGGTGCGCAGCAACAAGCGGGATCCGGAACAGCCGATCGAGGCGGCCGATCCGGTCAAGCCGTCGGGCACCGCGCTGAAGGACTAAGCGCAACCTTTACGTCAATATCGGTCGATGATCGGCCGGCAAGCAATGGAGACGATCAGATGGCGGTATCCCTGTCCAAGGGCGGCAATGTCAGCCTGTCGAAGGAAGCACCCGGCCTGAAGGCGGTACGCGTCGGCCTGGGTTGGGACACGCGGGTGACGGACGGCAGCGGGTTCGACCTGGATGCGTCGGTGTTCCTGCTGAACGAGGCGGGACAGGTGCGGTCGGACGCGGACTTCGTGTTCTACAACAACAAGCTGGGCGCAAACGGCGCGGTCGAGCATCAGGGCGACAACCTGACCGGCGAAGGCTCGGGCGACGACGAGACGGTGAGCGTCAACCTCGACACGCTGCCTGCCGACATCGCCAAGATCAGCTTTGCGGTGACGATCCATGAGGCCGAGGCGCGTCGGCAGAATTTCGGCATGGTATCGAACGCGTTCATCCGCGTGCTGAACGCCGATGGCGGCACCGAGATCGCGCGCTACGACCTGTCGGAGGACGCATCGACCGAGACGGCGATGATCTTCGGCGACCTGTATCGCCATGGTGGCGAGTGGAAGTTCAAGGCGATCGGCCAGGGCTTTGCCGGTGGCCTGGGGCCGCTGGCCCGGTCGTTCGGCGTCAACGTCTAGGCGATGATGGCGGCGGGGGGGCAGGTGTCGGCAGCGGCGGTGTCGCTGCCGACGGGGCAGTTGCGTGTGGAGGTGACGGGGGGCGATCCGGACTGGCCGCTCGCGCGGCTGTGCGGGTTCGCGGCGCGGCGCAATCCCAGGCGCGGTTTCCTGGTGGTGTCCAAGGTGCTGGGGCGGCATTGGCCGGCGCGGCCGGGGGAGATGCGCGCCGCGGTGCGCGCGCTGGCGGCGCGGTTGCCGGGCGATCTGGCGGGGCCCATCGTGGTGATGGGGCTGGCCGAGACGGCGGTGTGCCTGGGACAGACGCTGCATGAGGAGATGGCGCGGGGCGACGCGCTGTTCCTGCATTCGACGCGGCAGCGGATCGACCATCCGCTGCTGGCGCGGTTCGAGGAGCCGCACAGCCATGCGTCCGCGCATCTGGTGTACGAGCCGGTGGAGCCGGGGTTCGAGGCGCCGAGGACGCTGGTGCTGGTCGATGACGAGGTGTCGACGGGGACGACGCTGACCAATCTGGCGAGGGTGCTGGTGGCGCGCTGGCCGAGCGTCGAGCGGATCGTGGTGGCGACGCTGACCGACTGGTCGGGGGGCGGATGGCTGACAGCGATGCCGCGGCCGGCGACGATCGCGAGCCTGTTGCAAGGGCGGCTGGACTGGACGCCGGGCGGGGTGGCGGAGGACGTGGCCGGGTTCGAGGCGGCGGCGGGAACGCTGGGCGTGCTGGACGATCCCGTCAATCACGGGCGGCTGGGCCGCCGTGACAGTGATGTTGCCGGGCCGGACAGCGAGCCGGCGGTGCACGGTCCGCTGCGGATCGTGGGGACGGGGGAGTTCACCTATGCGCCGTTCCGGCTGGCGGAGCGGCTGGAGGCGGCGGGGCTGGACGTGGTGGTGCAGGCGACGAGCCGCAGTCCGGCGCGGATCGGCGGGGCGCTGGCCTGCGCGCTGTGTTTCGACGACAATTATGGGACGGGTGTGCCGAACTTCCTTTATAATGCGGATGCCGCCGATGGGCGGACGACATGGATCTGCCACGAGACGCCGGATGTCGATCCGGCGCTGGTCGCGGCGCTGGATGCAGAAACGCTGCGCTGGAGCGCGCGCTGATGCGGGCGATCGCGCTGGTCGATCTGGACGACACGCTGTTCCAGACGCGGGCGAAATGCCCCGAGGACCTGGCCGTCGAGGCGCTGACCCCGATCGGCTTTGCGGTCGACGGGGCACCGCTGAGCTATGCCACCCCGCGGCAGATGCGCTTCATCGAATGGCTGGCCGAGACGACGCATCTGGTGCCCGTCACCGGCCGCAGCCTGGATGCGCTGCGCCGGGTGAACGTGCCCTTTGCCGCCGGCGTGTGCGCGCATGGCGGCGTGGTGCTGGGCGAGGATGGCGAGCCGGATGAAGGCTGGGCGGCCGAGATCGCGCGTGCCGCGGCCGACCATGCCGGGGCGCTGGAGGGCTATGCCGCGGCGATCACCCATGAGGCGGAAGCACAGGGCGTGTCGCTGAGGGTACGGGTGCTGGAGGAGGCGGGCGTGCCGATCTACACGCTGGCCAAGCATCCCGAGGCGGATCATGCCGCCTTGTTCAAGGTGGTGGACGCCGCGATCCCGGACGTGCCGGCGGGATGGACGCTGCATCGCAACGGCAACAACGTCGCGATGATGCCGCCCTATCTGGGCAAGGCCAATGCGGTGGCGCATCTGCTGCCCGGCCTTCGCGCGCGGTTTCCGGAGGCGAGCGTGATCGGGGTGGGCGACAGCCTGACCGATGCACCGTTCATGGCGCTGTGCGATTTCGCGATGCTGCCGACGCGATCCCAACTGGCCGACCGGCTATTCGCATGAGCGGCTTTTCCGGAAGCTACGATCCGGCGGACGTCACCTTCCTGTTGAAACCGGTGGTGCTGGCAGCCACCGACGTCGCGGCCAAGGAACGGGCGATCCAGTCCGGCGCGCGGCATTATTCGGAGATGATCGCGCCCGAGGCGGTGCCCGATGCCGCCTATCTGGCGCTGTACGATGCCGCCCTGCAACGCAACGGCCTGAGGCTGGCGAGCGATATCGCCGCGCTGGCCGCGCATCTGGCGGCGCGGGCAGAGGGCCGCGAGGTGGTGATCGCCAGCCTGGCGCGGGCGGGGACGCCGATCGGCGTGCTGCTGCTGCGCACGCTGCGTGCGCACGGCGTCAAAGCGGCGCATTATGCGATCAGCATCATCCGCGACCGGGGGATCGACCGCGCGGCG encodes the following:
- a CDS encoding TerD family protein, coding for MAVSLSKGGNVSLSKEAPGLKAVRVGLGWDTRVTDGSGFDLDASVFLLNEAGQVRSDADFVFYNNKLGANGAVEHQGDNLTGEGSGDDETVSVNLDTLPADIAKISFAVTIHEAEARRQNFGMVSNAFIRVLNADGGTEIARYDLSEDASTETAMIFGDLYRHGGEWKFKAIGQGFAGGLGPLARSFGVNV
- a CDS encoding phosphoribosyltransferase domain-containing protein is translated as MMAAGGQVSAAAVSLPTGQLRVEVTGGDPDWPLARLCGFAARRNPRRGFLVVSKVLGRHWPARPGEMRAAVRALAARLPGDLAGPIVVMGLAETAVCLGQTLHEEMARGDALFLHSTRQRIDHPLLARFEEPHSHASAHLVYEPVEPGFEAPRTLVLVDDEVSTGTTLTNLARVLVARWPSVERIVVATLTDWSGGGWLTAMPRPATIASLLQGRLDWTPGGVAEDVAGFEAAAGTLGVLDDPVNHGRLGRRDSDVAGPDSEPAVHGPLRIVGTGEFTYAPFRLAERLEAAGLDVVVQATSRSPARIGGALACALCFDDNYGTGVPNFLYNADAADGRTTWICHETPDVDPALVAALDAETLRWSAR
- a CDS encoding DUF475 domain-containing protein, whose protein sequence is MLKYYKGSFIFTGICLAIAAWLGMQSTGTVGGTLGVLWIVAVLGVLEVSLSFDNAVVNATVLRDMDEKWRRRFLTWGILIAVFGMRIVFPLAIVAIAASLGPVEALKLAAGDPVRYEQIITSAHVGISGFGGAFLAMVGLNFFFDDEKEEHWIGVIERPLAKLTDISGLAVGIVLLAMYVISRFIPVEEAMTYITSGIFGLLTYIAVHALGVLLEGDGDAATGAAARSGLASFLYLEVLDASFSFDGVIGAFALSNNLFIIALGLGIGAMFVRSMTIMLVDKGTLTQYRYLEHGAFYAIIALAAIMLLSVEFEIPETVTGLIGAALIGLAFWASVRSNKRDPEQPIEAADPVKPSGTALKD